The genomic interval TGCTGGTGAGCAAGATTTCGCCTGCGCCGTAGTCGGCCATTTGCTTGGCCCATGCCACGGCGTCTAGACCCACGTTTTTACGGCCGCCATGGCTGAACACATCCCAGCCAGGGCCAACAGCCAAGCCGTTTGCACCCATGCGCTGTTCGTCTTCCGCGGTGCGGCGCTTGGCGTCGATGGCCACGACGATGCACTGGGCGCCATATTTGGCTGACGCATCGCGAATCACTTGCGGGTTGGCTATTGCCGCAGAGTTAAAGCTCACTTTGTCAGCGCCTGCGTTGAGCATGCGGCGCACGTCGTCAACGGTGCGCACACCACCGCCCACGGTGAGGGGGATGAACACTTGGCTGGCCACGGCTTCGATGATGTGAAGAATCACATCGCGCGCATCGCTGGTGGCGGTGA from Limnohabitans curvus carries:
- the hisF gene encoding imidazole glycerol phosphate synthase subunit HisF, translated to MLAKRIIPCLDVTGGRVVKGVNFVELRDAGDPVEIAARYNDQGADELTFLDITATSDARDVILHIIEAVASQVFIPLTVGGGVRTVDDVRRMLNAGADKVSFNSAAIANPQVIRDASAKYGAQCIVVAIDAKRRTAEDEQRMGANGLAVGPGWDVFSHGGRKNVGLDAVAWAKQMADYGAGEILLTSMDRDGTKSGFDLQLTRAVSDIVPVPVIASGGVGNLDHLADGVQQGGADAVLAASIFHYGEYTVQQAKERMRERGIPVRL